ccctgtggatcatcgagtccaggaGGCAGAGcggggacttgaactcccaaccgctggctctgcagcctatCCCACTGAGCCGTGCAGCTCATTTCAGCTTGTGAAGCTTCTACATGGGGTCATGTGTTTCCATGTTTAATCAAGTTCCGCATACAAGGAATTTATACAGCCAAGCTCTTAGACATATTCTTGCTTTGAGAACAAGTCTTCTTAACAACTAAAAAAAAGTCAGCCATGCAAAATGGGATGAACTTCACATTGAGCTGCCTCTTCAGttctgtcaggtttttttttaaagaatccccAAACTCTTATTTAATGGCCCAAATTCAATTCCCAGTTTTACACTTCATTTCTAGCACTTGTAGTAGCTTCTTGGCTACTGGACGCCTGCCGAGAAAGACAACGGGGACCCCTTGGCCACCTCAGCTTCCAACATTTCACTTCTGCGAGCATAGATCAGTGATTGGATTCTGACCCCGGTCTTTAAAAACTTAATGCCGGAAGAGATGGTTTAAGAGCTGGCAAAGAAATAACAAAAGACTGGAAGAAAGTCTTTAGGTCCCTTTTACTTTGGCAAGTGTAGAGTATGTGTTGATGTTTCAACAGCCTGCTGGTGTTTTTCTACTTGACACAACTCAAACGGAAGATTTCACTTAGCTGGAGTTCATCTTCAAACTAACAGCCATGCTCCTTTCGCTTGCCTCTTAAAATTCAGAAGCATGAAACATGTCTCGGAAGAAGCTCTGTGCCCGTTCAGAGTCTCGGGTGAGAGATCTGCCCTGCTTAGGACCCTGGCAAACCTCTGGCCGGACGGCTTCCCCCAGCATGAGCTGCTTGCTTTTTGCCTTGGCTTCTTTTGATCAGGATGTGCTGAAGCACCCGAGTGTGTGTGAAGTGAAATTCAGCTCCTGTGGCCAGAGGCTGCCTGTGCATGCCCAGGTTACAAGGGAATCAGCTGTGTTTCACCTCCATCAGTCCTGGTGCAGAATTGAACACCAAAGGTAGTTTGTGTGGCAGCCAAAATACCTAGTCTAGGAGATGCCAAGATGTGGGGCCGTCCACGGCTCCCTTCCTTCTTGCTGTGGGGGTGGTGGTCCTGGGGCTGTCCGGGAATGACAGCTCTATGCAAGAACAAGGCGCAGGCTTCCTGGTGGCGTTGCATTGCAGGTGGTGCACCTCTCCCGGGGTCCCAGGGAAGAATGCTGGCCCTGAGTTGCAAGGGTGATTTCACCCATTACGTGGTGGTCATGATACATGGGCGACTAAGTCTACATATGGGGACCTCCCTGGTCTGTGCATGCCATAGAGGTACAGATGTTAGGTGTGTGCAAAGTCAACTTATGGAGATACCATTAtaattatgtgccctcaagtcaattccgacCCAACAGCaacctttccaggtagagaatacccagaagtggattcccattcccttcttctggggaggggggaggggatccctgggactgtgcagcttgcccaaggccacccaggctggctcttctccctggaggctcaccgtgggggaattgaactctcagcctctggctccgtagccagagacctaaagcactgGGCTGTCCATAACAAATATACACAATGGTCTAGAGATTTCATTAGGAGGTGCCTCACCTTAGTTCTGTGTGGTGCCCATGCTGTAGGGCTCTGTCTGGATAAACTGTGCATAAATGAACGAGGCTATaccttttctgtgtgtgtgtgtgttgcgtgTTTCCATGTTCATCTTAACCCCGCGTTGTTCAGCAAGTCCACCTTCTGTCCACCTTACAAGTTCTAACTCGCAGTTCTTTGTAGGGGAAACATGCTCCTCTATCTGCGTTAACAGTTTCATCGCAACTTGCTAAGGGAAAAatggtttcctccccccccccccgtccatggCACAAAAagtttaggggtttttttttggtgttttacTCCCCCATCCCCTTTCCAATGAACAGAATTGACCAGGAACTGAATGGAAAACAGGAGCAGAAGACGGAACCATAGAAGGTTCTCCCGTGTTTGGATTCGAGACAAGACTGAAGGTTGTGCCAACGGAATGACGTCTTGCGTTGATCGGAGCCTATTCGGAGGAGGAGCCCGCCCTCTGGACTTCTTGCCCAACGGACTCTCTGCTGCTGAATGGGTTTTGTGCTGGCCTAGGCTAGCTGTTGACACCCTTAATAGCTGCCTTTCTTGTAATTGTTTTATACTGCAGTGTCGCAAAGTGTCATAGGAGGcacctatgggtttttttttatcctaAATGATGCTTATTCATTATGTATTTATATGCTTAAATGTTAAGGAAAgagataatatatatatatatttttatgccttttcaaagcaatattttataatgtttatCTGCAAAAACCCTCACAGGTAGACCAGGCCATAAATGACCTCTGTCGTTTATCCGGTAATAAAGTGCATGCCAATTTCTTAGAAATGGTTGAACACTTCTAGGCTAAGCAGCAAATGAAATAGAACTATTGCTAGCAAGATTTAATCAGCCGCCTTGTTATGAACTGAAAAAGTTTCTTTGCTGTTTCCCACAGAGGAATCTACCAAATACTTGGATGTCCTGATTGGAAAGGTGTTTTCTGGCAGAGTGGATTCTGTTCaaatctttgctttttaaatttcagatCAGCCGTTCTTTCCATCAGGATTCAAGTaaggggaaaataattttttaaagcctTTCTTTAATGTTTAGCTCTACACACGCCAAGTGCCTAGGGTTCAGACAGAACCATACTAGCCTATGTTAGCTACCGTTTGAGCCATATGTGCCTCCGTTTCAGGATGGAGATTACTTCTCCGTTAGCAGAAAACTGGGGCTTCTGGCAAAACGACACCCCCATCTTGGAATTCCACCTCCACAACACACTGTACACTTTGTTTCATCTCTTGTTGTCCTTCTCTGGGTATACCTGTCCACCAGAAGTTGGGAGAGAGATGCCCGAGATAGTGGTAGCAGAGAACATGGATGAGGTAGAAAAATTGACCCAGGGCTGTTCTTTGCAGTCATGCGTTCTTGTGAAACTCTCATTCTAGCtagtaacgggggggggggggggggatagtatACAGTAGCACTGAAGTTTTGCAACCAGAAAAATTCTTGTAGCCTACCATTTTGACCCAGCACCTTTCACAAGCACTAAATTCACTTTAAacacttttttaaagagaagtctctttaaaatatttttttggggggggggggaattgtttgTCCAAGCTCCTTCACCTGTGAGCAGAAATGTGTTACTGTCCTCTGTAGCTTGAATTGCTCTTTTGTCTTTGGTgtccttgtgggtttttcataAGCACTAATTCCTGTGAGTCAGACATCAGAGAAGTTGATTTATAGTAGGTGGTGTCCAAAACAGAGCACCTGGTTGGCTGGAAGGaacacttgggggaaaaaaatatattttcacctgtttttaatatttgtctCACTTGTTAGCAGCCGAATCACAACTATACAGTACTTCCCCCCACCTCCAAACCGTGTTTACTTGGGGAGAAATGATGTCCTTATGTTGGTTTATAACATAATCAATAAATAGTGTTTTTATAGAAAGAGAAATGACTCTAATTCAGTGTTTGTCTTAATGAGAGCTCGTTATTTCCTTGCTAGAAACTACCGATTCTTCATCCACGCGGGGGGGGGCATTATCTGCAAAGGAACTTTATTTCTTTCACAATAacttttattactgtatttcatgACGGGCACCGTTGGAAGCTGCCCGGCGAGTCGGGGGTCCTTTTGTTGGGTCCACATTTCCTGGTTCTCGTTTATGGCTCAGAAAAGGTTCGCCTGCCAACTGCCTCTAAAACCAGAAAaatgctctttttttgggggggggagagatttcagTCTTCTTGACCTGCCAGGTTTGATTTAACCTGCCTGGACGTGCCTCGTGTTGTGGATGATGGAACATTTTCTGtcgggaagaaaaaaaaagcgaCGAGCTTCTCCCTTCGGTCGCCCAGGCGCGGGAGCGACGGCCAGGCCGCTGGTTCCCCCACGCTCGCGGGAAGGCGGGCACGTCGGCAAAGGAGGACACGTGTCCAATTGGGGGGCGGGTCCTTCGCGCTCTCGGCcccgagaaggaggaggaggcgctcGGCGACCGGCGGGCAGCCCTTCGGCCTTGGGTCCTCGGGACAGACCCGGTCGCCTCCCTCTTGCGCGGCCCCTGCGCGTGTGCAGAGTGCCTTGGCTcgccctctttccccctccaccccccccgcCGGCCCGTTGCTCAGGGACCGAGCCTTTTTCCCCCAGCTTGGTTCCCAAGGAAACGGGGCGTGGCCGGTTCGGCCTCGGCGGGACTTCCGGCGCCTCGCCCCGCACGCAGCGTCGCCGTGGCCACGCCCCCCTCCCGGCAGGCTTCCGCTTCCGGGTCAAGCCCGCTAGgcgggggaaggaagaggaagaagggggtTTTCTGAGGAGAAGCACCCGCCGCCTCAAGCCTCCCCAGGAGCGGCCCCCGAGGCGCCTTTCCGCCTCCTCTTTccgggcttggggggggggaccgagGAGGGGGGAGAGCCCGGCAGacgagaaggagaaggagagggcctgcgaccaccaccacccctcgccgcctcttcctcctcggcCCTCCGGTACGGCCGCCTccaggagggaagaaaggggggggcggCTCGGTCAcccggaggaagggaagggaagggaagggaagggaagggaatccGGCCTTCCCCTCAGCAGCTGGAAGGGCGGGTTGGAGTCCACTCGGGTGGGCGGGAAGCCACGATTCATTTAAATTCTTCCTGGATTTAAGCGGTTATTAAAATCGTAATCTAAATCGATGAAAAATCGTGATTCAAATCGTAGTTTAATTTGATGAAAatcgtgatttttttttttggcgtgCCAATTAAAATTGTGGGGAAAATTGTTCTTTAAATCGTGCTTTaaactgatttaattttttttaaaaagtccttggtTTTTATCCACCCTAGCTAGCCGTTTTATGCCCTCCTCCATCCTCAAAAGGACTGCCCTCTGTTTATCTACCCAAACTTTATAAGAGTAAATAGCAAACAGGAGGATTTGAGCCCCTCTTGTTTGTTAAATCATTTTTTGCAGCCTAAATTATAGTGTTGAACTGCCCTTTCAatgaatgcagaaaaaaaatttttttggctTGGATGGTGATGATTTCTCATCTCTTGATATACATGAGGATATTTTTATGCATTTGCAaaatatgcatgtatgtatgtgtaaacTTAAAAATGAATAGGCATGTGTGTATAATGTGTAAGAGAATAATGAGCAAAACATACATTCTTACGAGTATGTTTTTAGTGATTAATTGCAGTGGTCAGGGATGCAGAAAAAAGCCAAGAGGATCCAAACTACTTATTGAAACAGAAAAGAGAGCAAAACAGATTTGCAAAGAAGCTTACTCTGTCTcagcattttttttggggggggggagaagaagaagaaaagggggggaggcaaaatattgtaataatttaaagactaacagatatattttaatatgaactttttTGAGGTCTGAATGTGAATCTTGTGGTTTGAAGAAGGGATTTTGATTAGCTAAAACTGACactgaaaaaaatctgtgtttaaAGTGCTGCTgtgttttgccttttctttttcacatccAAGAAGTGAAAAGTACTGCATGATCAAGAATTTCTCTGTCACCAGACTGAGCATTTCTATAttgccttccttttcttccttatcATCTTCTTCCAGATAGTCTGTGGACTTCTAAATGTTTGTTTCTGACTCAATAATTGTGCAGTTACAAACATCCTTCCTCCCAGGCTCGTTGGATAAATGTAACACTGGTTTTCCTAGGTCTTCGGTGAAACTGCATGGTTTCCAACCTGTGGATGATCTCCCACGGCTTTCTCACTCTCCTGAACCATGGCTTATCAACTGTATAGAAACACCACTCTGGGGAACAGTCTTCAGGAAAGCCTGGATGAGCTCATACAGGTAAGATGCAGGTCCCACCTTGTCCTTTTGGTAAATCTGAACATCCTACTGGTGTGTCAGTGGTTCAGTATGTAGTGTTTATTTCTTCCTTGCttccaccttgggtccccatatgctcttggactacaactcccagaaatcctggccagagcAGCTCATAGTGAAGGGTTCtcgtagttgtagtccaagaacatctggggccgcTGGTTTAAGCCCTCTTGACCGAGAATTTTTTGGCTCCATGAAATGTCTCATCTATAGATGGGGAGAAAGATGGTTTTCCTCATCACGGCCTCTGTCGTGTTATGCAGACTTTCTCTGTGGAACACTAGAgccctttcccttttaaaagcaAGGGAGCTACATGGCAAGTACAGAATGACCAGCTGATTGCTTAAAAAGATACAAGCTACCTCTCTACTGCCTCTAAATTTGTAAAAGGAAATGTAGCAAATACCTTGGTTTTgtgtgacttatttatttatttaaaatattttataaggacccaaggcagcttacatcatagaaagacaatattaaagctaaaaacaataagtgtgcaaatattttttaaaaggaacaaacagataccactctgagaaataggAATTTATTGAGTTTATGCAACTTTCATCAATTGCATGAGCTACACAAAATGCTTCGAGCCAAAGCACTCTTTTGGCCTCTCACTGGGTGAAGAGAACAATGTTGTTCTCCCCCAATGCATTTGTATTCCTATACTATATTTGGTGATGTAAATAAGGATCATAACAACCGTGTGAGAATCAGGGGCTGTTTGTAAAGGAAGATGATCCCAGTAATTTCACTGCAACCAGTAGAATTTGAAAAATTGTGTTTTAGATGAAAAAACCAAGTCACAGTTGAAAACAGAAATTGAAACCCTGGTTAGCAGCATTGTTAAATTGTAGGCGGGGGTGATACCTGGTTCTGGTTAAATGTTCAGGGTGGGGGGTGCGCAAAGCTTCTACCACACAAGTATAGCATGTGAATAAATAAACCTAAAATTATAGTTTAAAGATTCTGAAGTGACGAGCCTGCCTCTCTTGACTATCTTGcatcctcttgtctctccctcccacGCCTTCTGCTTTCAGTCTCAGCAGATCACTCCTCAGCTGGCCCTCCAAGTCCTGCTTCAGTTTGACAAAGCCATCAATTCGGCCTTGGCGCAACGGGTCAGGAACAGAGTCAATTTCAGGGTAAGAAAAGGTAAAGGCTAATTAGAAGCCCCAGATGCCTTGTGTGTGGGGTGCAGCCCCTCCTGGCTTAGGAGCGTTGAGTCCGTCTCCGTCTCCCTCCTTCAACGCTTTTCATCCAAACACGTCGGGGGTCGCAGGGAGAGACCCACATTCCGGGTGCAGATCCTGGTCTCCAGAGTGCTTCTGTGGCCCCGGCTGCCCAAATCTCAGCAAAACAATATGGCGCACGGAGAAGTCATGCCTTGTTTCTTAAAACAATCACACACAGATACAGCAGGATTGCAGTTTAGTTGAGGAAACAAGGTATATGCTAGCTGTGTGCTGCGATTTTTCTAGGATATGAGCAGCAGAAGGGCTGGGGTTTCAGAAGCCAGAACTGTTGTCTTTGGTGCAGGCCTTCCTGGGTCTTGTCAGGTCACCCCCCTTTTGCAGGGCATCCTAACCTTCACAATTAAAAGGaaggtttaaaatgtgtgttaaTGGTTGAGAGGTGCTGCAGGGCATGAGGGGAGTCATCGTCTGATGCATAGGGGAAGGGGCACCACCAGGTTGGAGAAAGCCAGTTAAGGCTAGATATTTTTTGTCTACCCCAGAGCAGAATGTCCTGtggtttattttactttatttttagttttggATGATTCTTTTGCATCCCTGATAAAAATCTAAAAACCCGGTGGACAACAGCACACAAAAAAGGAACGGCACCATTAAAACCACCAAGGTTCCAGCAGCGGGGGGAAAATGTGAGATGATGGAGGGAGTAGAACAACCCATGTGGCCTCTTCAAAAGTAGATAGCAGGGAGAGGGCACAGTCCTTGCAGCCTTTTCTTGAGAGGCTATTCCATAGTTCAGAATATTATGCTATTAAACCTCACCTGTTTGGCAGCCTGGCTTGGCTGGCCAAGttccccacacacaaacactccatTCATAAAATGAAACACAGCTGATGCCTAGCAGCAGGGCAGTTTGGTTGGCTGATTAGTCCTTTTACCAGAAAAAGGCTGAAGATGTATAACCTTAGAAGCACTGAAAAGCCTAGCTCTGCTCCCTGCCTTCGTTGAAAGAGGTGAGCCAGACAGCCGCGAACaggaagagagaggcagagaaagagaagccTGGAAGAGCATGCAGACCCCCCTAAAGCAGATGAACCGTGATGGAAACATTCTGTCTGGTGGTGCTTTTGAGCCTGACTTGGGCCTCGTCCTGTTCTCCAGTTTGTATCGCAGCAAACCTATTGgggagccttgtggcaccttaaagatatTACGCTTCGTGTTTTCCATAAGCTTTCCTGGACTCAAGGTGTGTGGCCTGTGGCTTCGGGAAGActcttgttgtttttgctgtcatGAACAACCTGCAGACActgccatccttctgagattTCCCATTTATAAGCTGCTGtttgtttcctcctcttccacagGGGGGCGGTATAATTTGATCCTTTTTCAGGATGAGTGAGGGATAGatagaaagggagaaaataggTTAAAGTCCACAGAGTCCAAGCCTTGCCAATTGAGAGAGGTTTTTCGTAGCGCCTCTGCCTGCATCGGCTTAGATAGGTTCTCCCTGTATTTCTCTTTCCAAAAGGGCTCTCTGAATACGTACCGGTTTTGTGACAACGTCTGGACCTTTGTGCTGAATGATGTCGAGTTCCGAGAGGTCACAGAGCTCGTGAAGGTGGATAAAGTGAAAATAGTCGCCTGCGATGGCAAAAGTAAGTTTAGAACTCGGGGCTGCTGGCAAATGCTGAGACCAAAATGCAGAAGAGCTGTGCTGcttttaattaattctttttttaaaaaaggatatgcAAACTGTAGCTCTAAACAGAAACAAGATTCTAAAGGAAGTCTTGCATGAGAACTGGAAAATgtacaatcatgtgaaaaagaatatATACCCTTTTGAATGCTATGGTTTTATATGTCAGGACGTAATAaaaaaccatctggtccttagcaggtctgaataTTAGATAAGTGCAACCTCAGACAAACAGCATGCGACATATTATGCCATGTCatggtttattttacaaaaatgtgtCAAAATAGtgtcttaaaaggaaggtacttcaaaatgccagatgcaggggagggggatcaggagaacAGGTATCTGTTgggggctcccagaggcatctggcgggGCCACTGGGAGAGACAGGGAGTTGGActatgtgggaaacttctgcttcaaggttgtagctgcattctgttccagggATGTGCATACACTCCCGGCTGGAAGTGGCAGCTGCCCACAGGCAGGGttagccccttattctgccctttcgcttagaggtagagcataagatcaaagggttatttcagccagtCCTGaatatgattaggtaactagtatcctctctcacacacacagcaTACTATGTAAaccatgctaagtcaataaagggagctctcaggacgttgccagtaggctccgctggctcagacatccgctgtcgactcctttgttctttctctaaggcaattagccttcctttgttccatgatcacccacagactagaggggcccttgacctgatccagcagggctcttcttatgttctagtGTAATACGTTGCATCTTCTTCATCTCAAATTGTATTTACTTAATTTCCAGACCTGCAGCATGGGCAACGGTGGCCCTTTGGAAgcttttcaactgcaactccccaaaatcccCCACCCTTGTCTGTGTTGGCTGGGACTCACGAGAGTTGTAGGCAAATAACATGCTACTCCCTCTGACTTAACAGATGGCAAGCGTTTATTTGTCCTACTTTGTGCCTCACCAGCCCACCAAGATTGGCTCCCCAAAGGGCTTGCAGTGAGCTGCTGTCACAAAGGGTGTGGTTTTCCTCCAGAAAATGAAGGCAGAAGGAGCTGCAGGCAGCTCAGGGTCCATTTTGACATGCAGCATGTGGTCACTGGATTAACGAGGGCATGATTGGGGCATTTCATTTCTGAGTTAACTGGCACAGCAAACAATACTCCTTCTGTACTGTTCTGAGCATTTTGGActtcagaaacattttctttacacacacacacacaaaaaagccagttggaaagaaaagctgtgttggctggatatgaaagcccccccccttaaAGTTCATCTTTTCCCCATGTGTGTTTCCCTTTGCAGTTCACggctgcctgtctgtctgtcacctATGCTGTTGTCCAGCTGTAGCCTACCTTTCTATACTTCTGTCTGTTATATTTTTCACACGTCCCTCAATCCCAGCTCTCAATTTTTTTGGAAGCCTAAATCTTGGCAGAACTATAAATGTTGTAAAGTAAACACACTTCATTGGCACAATTCTGAATGTGGGTTTTCTGGTTTCCTGAACAGTGTTTGTGTAAAGAACTCAAGAATATCGGTAAAGTGGCAGGTGTCGCAAATCCCCGGTTCCTGCCATGAGCGAAAAGCCTAGCAGAGCACTCAGTCACCTTGCCCTTCTGAATTGCTTTGCCACTCCCTAGCCCTGTCTCCGGTGTGTCTTAAGATCAGAGGCGCTTGGAATCCTTGTGGGTTCTTGCAGGTCCTCTAGAATCAGATCACATgatccaggattttttttttccttgagggtCAGCTGACACTTTCCTTTCCTGGATTGACCGTGAGATTTGTAGGGTCTGGAATCCTTTGCACTTCCACCTTCATTAATGCCGCGTCCTCCTTTCCATTTCCCAGATACTGGCTCCAATGCTGCCGAGTGAAGAGGAAACCGGGCCTCGGTGCCAGCATGGTCTGTCAGAGGCTGCCCTTC
The Pogona vitticeps strain Pit_001003342236 chromosome 12, PviZW2.1, whole genome shotgun sequence genome window above contains:
- the GTF2A2 gene encoding transcription initiation factor IIA subunit 2, producing the protein MAYQLYRNTTLGNSLQESLDELIQSQQITPQLALQVLLQFDKAINSALAQRVRNRVNFRGSLNTYRFCDNVWTFVLNDVEFREVTELVKVDKVKIVACDGKNTGSNAAE